A window of Microbacterium hominis genomic DNA:
GCGGACGAATGTCACTGTCTCTCGCCCGAGCGGGTCGCGGTATGGGAAGTTCTCGATGACGAAGGGCACGTCGGTGCCCGTGTCGGGGATGAGGATGTTCCGCAGCCGACCGATCTGCAGGAACGGCACGGTCCACCACGGCCCACGCCGGATGCTCGTCATCACCCCGCGAGCGACGCACGCCTCCCCGGAGTCCAGACCGACGCCGAACCTCCGTCGCATCATCGGATGCAGACGTTCGAAGTCCGGCCCGAGCGCCGCCTCGAAGATGGATGTCACCGGGTCGGCTCCGGCTCGGTCAGCGCCGCGAGCGCGGGTGGCGCGTCGGCGAGATGGTCGGCGCGCCGCGGTCTGCCCTGCGGCGCTCGGCGGCAACGGACAGCGCGCGGACGATCCGGCTTCCACCACCACAGCACGCTGAGAAGCGGCCAACGCTCGGGCGGGATGCCGGTCTCCATCCAGATACGGAGCCGGTCGAAGCTCCACGCGGTCGCCCACCCGAGGATCGGGCGGACGAGGACATCGAGCACCGGCCATCCGGGCGTGTAGTCGTAACCCGTCACGAAGACCGTGTCCTCTTCCCCGTCCGTGCGGTATCGCCAGTAGCCGCGGCCCGCAGCGATGGGAGACAGACGGTCGTCGGTGTGGAAGCGGAGCGCCGAG
This region includes:
- a CDS encoding SRPBCC family protein, with product MRARGIYVEARIRADLDAVWDATQDPSQHVRWDVRFSKISPDGMSRAGVSTFTYERRVPFHTVRGSGVSLGEKNGDGTRTSALRFHTDDRLSPIAAGRGYWRYRTDGEEDTVFVTGYDYTPGWPVLDVLVRPILGWATAWSFDRLRIWMETGIPPERWPLLSVLWWWKPDRPRAVRCRRAPQGRPRRADHLADAPPALAALTEPEPTR